In the genome of Polaribacter atrinae, one region contains:
- a CDS encoding T9SS type A sorting domain-containing protein, with protein MKNNTFQVCEFGEIQYLLKNKALHLTLLTLLAFSNFFTTNAQDTNDNISFYKKFSGANLTYKQIGNSEIKYNTDPNDTSCSKNDGAATSANLTLPEDALIQAVYIQWFALVKHNRKNIEEYAPLSNSIPITYPDGTTETIYSDKSYRESITSNSTTLRPIYEGQLADITEQVKAKGAGTYKADIILNNDYNALLKACAYSQENVRAWQMLVVYKSPTDESGINQVYVYDGLKNFLNQTIKVPVTDYKVYSGDTAGSISVGSLQGAANLTGEYINVSDNSFSNFPADFSNSGGVSDPAPGANGTNRSAYGGWDIDVMNSNFTPNTTNLNLYAGSKGDLILIDLIVLKIPTGGLVVTKKTTTPNVNIGENGTYEITLTNATNVDLKGIKAKDILPTGFTYVSGANVVLNNARQTATTKPQVGDTTLNWGTFDIDGKGSVTIIFDIAVPENQNLGTYQNGVTATVTSPNDTVITNYDSGDSTNDDITVGNRCDAASSGNLDTDGDGISDICDLDDDNDGILDVDEDTCDIYGTPLLNEDFGIGNNISTPLSGGASTNYNYLELKNPRSNNTSRDLQDDLYAVFNNIPNSASWADDKWQTVGDHTSGNLTPTNDNMLMVNAGKTLDVIYQKTISGITAGALLDVSFWVLNLDVDNNINNDPLRVLPNIQIELWQNGVLLGPPVNTGNIVREEAGSKDAWKYYGTKAPLTTLNSSNITVVIRNNTKAEYGNDLAIDDILVRQLCNTDSDGDGIPNRLDLDSDNDGIPDVIEAGGKDDNNDGMADGVVGTTPSTNGIPQSAGTGNTPTSTDGDGIPDYLDIDADNDGIPDNIEVQTSANYIKPSGKGTNMTDTNKNGIDDNYEINGNVFVPIDTDGDETPDYLDTDSDNDQILDIEENGHPANAILDVNADADGDGLNDLFDNNLDNPNTGFTVNDGFLSPNNKVTNLTSLENSFGDEDNDFNPGNGDLNYRDIKDNDNDGIPDAIDLDDDNDGIPDLIESGSNNPDGDEDGDGIPNYLDTTDNGNAGDGSATNYTDSNNDGIPDVYDTDKDGVPNHFDLDSDNDGIPDIVEAGGEDTDGNGKVDDIKTDDTLKNDANKNGLDDRYDGSEGGNNLTNTDTDGDGIPNSQDLDSDNDGITDVIEAGGSDTNRDGIADNFVDTDNDGFNDLVDGDVGQDGNSENTANALILTGDDANNDGTPDSYPNGDADGDGKLNHLDIDADNDGIPDNIEAQPSIGYIAPSNPNGAMIDVNKNGVDDNYEGSGIGFIPENTDSANDNIPDYLDTDSDNDGVPDIAENGHPANAILDITADTDGDGLNDLFDDNNDPTNTRITVNDGLNPNNKVTNTATLEASFGDIDNDFNPGTGDLDYRDKLEAANVMITQVYQFGSERWIEITNVGSVDIPADNIKIHLYKNTSLNDLTNIEPDASDKVNSVLQVGKSVLFKNSANSIITNLGNADIIQNNDLTEFDGADDIIVLSSADGLYAWAKRYDLVANIANKTSFVRIDESSAPNKTYTEDEWVVFVDDAINSYQSGYGTGDNSTKRHSQDPLISEIKDSNTEANTLLGLHRIEETTTNTDDTWDNGYPDRSRYVVIDKNYTHTDTRLSARKLNVDASAKLTVTDQLLVVTNDIELNGEIRLSGSLAQLIQTHNNTSAVTGNGQLFVDQNSEVPSKYRYNYMSSPVTTLNKATYSLETVLRDGTDLYNPKTINFVSGYDGSYTGTNISLADYWVYTYAPASNGRANWSHKYKNGLIDRGDGYTFKGPGRNQNYTFVGTPNDGEFTTKNITAGQSYLIGNPFPSALNARKFLDDNNDLISTLYFWQHVAETEASGTAGHNFGGYIGGYAAQNVSMATAVKTGEVGPVDYTLEAKHVPDADTDGFKLSLLDIIGTVVSLNDRNFIKFSNIPRGVETLKINYASSFTKTFNIKINNVDKGEFTFPSTGLFYSNITFKLCIPAGSDITFTGTNDNGFLRMNNLTFQDDDGLISCVANSGGSEYANLYKTPEPYIAIGQGFFVEGISTGEIKFNNSQREYKTEGDGKSIFLKSDQKTALKAVNNNLSILKLGMSYSNDEGSNLHRQIGISFNQANSFEYEKGYDSEMYDVNTTDFYWKFPNNNSKYVIAGVQEITNALEVPLELVVNKNSIVLIGIDEINNINQNVYIKDKLTGKTQKINDINAAYQLKEGTYTDRFVLAFEATEDTALSVEEDLLARQTNIYADNKNNKIVISKNQEVYINNVELFDILGKKISLWTIKEQKETYQLEIKKQIPTGIYIVKMNTDKGTINKKVVIE; from the coding sequence ATGAAAAATAATACTTTTCAGGTATGTGAATTTGGGGAAATTCAATACCTATTAAAAAACAAAGCATTACACCTAACTTTACTTACATTATTAGCATTTTCGAACTTTTTTACTACAAATGCTCAGGACACTAATGATAATATTTCTTTTTATAAAAAATTCTCAGGTGCTAACCTAACTTATAAACAAATAGGGAATAGCGAAATTAAATATAACACAGATCCAAATGACACTTCCTGTTCTAAAAACGACGGTGCAGCTACGAGCGCTAATTTAACATTACCTGAAGATGCTTTAATACAAGCTGTTTACATACAATGGTTTGCACTTGTAAAGCATAATCGAAAAAATATAGAAGAATACGCACCTTTATCAAACTCAATACCCATCACTTATCCTGACGGAACAACAGAAACCATTTATAGCGATAAAAGCTACAGAGAAAGTATTACATCTAACTCTACAACCCTTCGCCCAATATACGAAGGCCAATTAGCCGATATTACCGAACAGGTAAAAGCTAAAGGAGCAGGAACCTATAAAGCAGATATAATATTAAATAACGACTATAATGCCTTATTAAAAGCATGTGCCTATTCTCAAGAAAATGTAAGAGCTTGGCAAATGTTGGTAGTATATAAATCTCCTACAGATGAGAGCGGTATAAATCAAGTATATGTATATGATGGTTTAAAAAATTTTTTAAATCAAACTATAAAAGTGCCCGTAACTGACTATAAAGTATATAGTGGTGATACCGCTGGTAGTATTTCTGTTGGTTCATTACAAGGAGCAGCAAATCTAACGGGAGAATATATAAATGTTTCAGACAATTCGTTTTCTAATTTCCCTGCTGATTTTTCAAATTCTGGAGGTGTTTCTGACCCAGCACCTGGTGCAAACGGAACAAATAGAAGTGCTTATGGAGGTTGGGATATTGATGTTATGAACAGTAACTTCACACCAAACACTACTAACTTAAATTTATATGCAGGATCTAAAGGAGACCTTATATTAATAGACTTAATTGTTTTAAAAATACCAACTGGAGGTTTAGTTGTAACAAAAAAAACAACCACACCTAATGTTAATATTGGTGAAAACGGTACCTACGAAATAACTTTAACAAACGCGACTAATGTAGATTTAAAAGGTATAAAAGCCAAAGATATTCTACCCACAGGTTTCACCTATGTATCTGGAGCCAATGTTGTGTTAAACAATGCTAGACAAACTGCTACAACAAAACCACAAGTAGGAGATACTACACTAAATTGGGGTACTTTTGATATTGATGGTAAAGGAAGTGTAACCATTATCTTTGATATAGCAGTCCCTGAAAACCAAAATTTAGGAACCTATCAAAACGGAGTAACAGCTACTGTTACAAGTCCAAATGATACAGTTATTACAAATTATGATTCTGGAGACTCTACAAATGATGACATAACCGTAGGGAATCGTTGTGATGCAGCTTCTTCTGGTAACTTAGATACAGACGGAGATGGTATTAGTGACATTTGTGATTTAGATGACGACAACGATGGTATATTAGATGTTGATGAAGATACTTGTGATATCTATGGAACTCCTTTACTTAATGAAGATTTTGGAATAGGAAACAATATAAGTACTCCTTTATCTGGAGGAGCGTCTACAAATTATAACTATTTAGAATTAAAAAATCCACGTAGCAATAATACTAGTCGTGATTTACAGGATGACCTTTACGCAGTATTTAATAACATCCCTAACTCTGCAAGTTGGGCAGATGATAAATGGCAAACTGTAGGAGATCACACAAGTGGTAACTTAACACCTACAAATGACAATATGTTAATGGTAAATGCAGGTAAAACACTTGATGTTATTTATCAGAAAACAATATCAGGTATTACAGCCGGTGCACTTTTAGATGTATCTTTTTGGGTCTTAAATTTAGATGTTGATAATAACATTAATAATGATCCTCTTAGAGTTTTACCTAACATACAAATAGAACTTTGGCAAAACGGAGTACTTTTAGGTCCTCCTGTAAATACAGGAAACATTGTTAGAGAAGAAGCAGGCAGTAAAGATGCATGGAAATATTATGGTACAAAAGCACCTTTAACTACATTAAATAGCAGCAATATAACCGTTGTTATTAGAAACAACACGAAAGCAGAATATGGAAACGATTTAGCTATTGATGATATTCTAGTAAGACAATTATGTAATACAGATTCAGATGGAGATGGGATCCCTAATCGTTTAGATTTAGACTCAGATAACGATGGTATTCCAGATGTTATAGAAGCTGGTGGTAAAGACGACAACAATGATGGGATGGCAGATGGAGTAGTTGGTACAACACCATCAACTAACGGAATTCCACAAAGTGCAGGTACAGGTAATACACCAACATCTACAGACGGAGATGGCATACCAGATTATCTAGACATAGATGCAGACAATGATGGTATACCAGATAATATAGAAGTACAAACTTCTGCTAATTACATAAAACCTAGTGGAAAAGGAACCAATATGACAGATACCAATAAGAACGGTATAGATGATAATTATGAAATAAATGGTAACGTTTTTGTTCCAATTGATACCGACGGAGATGAAACACCAGATTACTTAGACACAGACTCAGACAATGATCAAATCTTAGATATTGAGGAAAATGGTCATCCTGCTAATGCAATTTTAGATGTAAATGCAGATGCTGATGGAGATGGTTTAAATGATCTTTTTGATAATAATTTAGACAATCCTAATACTGGTTTTACAGTAAATGACGGATTTTTAAGCCCAAACAATAAGGTAACCAACCTAACAAGCTTAGAAAACTCTTTTGGAGATGAAGACAATGATTTTAATCCAGGAAACGGAGACCTTAATTATAGAGATATCAAAGATAATGACAATGATGGTATTCCTGATGCTATTGACTTAGATGATGACAACGACGGTATTCCTGATCTTATTGAAAGCGGAAGTAATAACCCTGATGGAGATGAAGATGGAGACGGTATTCCAAACTACTTAGACACTACAGATAATGGTAATGCTGGCGACGGAAGTGCAACAAACTATACCGATTCTAACAATGATGGTATTCCTGATGTATATGATACAGATAAAGACGGTGTTCCAAATCACTTCGATTTAGACTCAGACAACGACGGAATTCCAGATATTGTAGAAGCAGGTGGCGAAGATACAGATGGTAATGGTAAAGTAGATGATATCAAAACAGATGACACCCTTAAAAATGATGCTAATAAAAACGGTTTAGACGATCGTTATGATGGCAGCGAAGGAGGAAATAACCTTACCAACACAGATACAGATGGAGATGGAATTCCAAACAGTCAAGATTTAGATTCAGACAACGACGGAATTACAGATGTTATTGAAGCAGGCGGATCAGATACAAATAGAGACGGAATTGCAGATAATTTTGTAGATACAGACAATGACGGATTTAACGACCTTGTAGATGGAGATGTTGGTCAAGATGGTAATTCAGAAAACACTGCAAATGCACTAATTCTTACAGGTGATGACGCTAATAATGATGGAACACCAGACTCATATCCAAATGGAGACGCAGATGGTGATGGTAAATTAAATCACTTAGATATTGATGCGGATAATGATGGAATTCCAGATAATATTGAAGCACAACCTTCTATTGGATATATAGCTCCTAGTAATCCTAACGGAGCAATGATTGATGTTAATAAAAATGGTGTAGATGATAATTATGAAGGAAGTGGTATTGGTTTTATTCCAGAAAACACAGACAGTGCCAATGATAATATTCCAGATTATTTAGACACCGATTCAGATAATGATGGGGTTCCTGACATTGCAGAAAACGGACATCCTGCTAATGCAATTCTAGATATTACCGCAGATACGGATGGAGATGGACTAAATGATCTTTTTGATGATAATAATGATCCAACAAACACTAGAATTACTGTAAATGATGGTTTAAACCCTAATAACAAAGTAACAAATACAGCTACTTTAGAGGCTAGTTTTGGTGATATAGATAACGATTTTAACCCCGGTACTGGAGATCTAGATTATAGAGACAAGCTAGAAGCTGCTAATGTTATGATTACGCAAGTATATCAGTTTGGTTCAGAAAGATGGATCGAAATTACAAACGTAGGTTCTGTAGATATACCTGCAGATAATATAAAAATACATTTATATAAAAATACATCTCTTAATGATCTAACAAATATAGAACCAGATGCTTCAGATAAAGTTAACTCTGTACTACAAGTTGGTAAATCGGTATTATTTAAAAATAGCGCAAATTCTATTATTACAAATTTAGGAAATGCAGATATTATACAAAATAATGACTTAACAGAGTTTGATGGAGCAGATGATATTATTGTACTTTCATCTGCAGATGGACTTTATGCATGGGCAAAAAGGTATGACCTTGTTGCTAACATTGCCAACAAAACTTCTTTTGTTAGAATAGACGAATCTTCTGCACCTAATAAAACGTACACAGAAGATGAATGGGTAGTGTTTGTAGACGATGCTATAAATTCATACCAATCTGGATACGGAACGGGAGACAACAGTACAAAAAGACATTCTCAAGATCCATTAATTTCAGAAATAAAAGATTCTAACACAGAAGCTAACACATTGTTAGGCTTACATAGAATTGAAGAAACCACTACAAATACGGATGATACTTGGGATAACGGTTATCCAGATAGATCTCGTTATGTTGTAATTGATAAAAATTACACACATACAGACACTAGATTAAGTGCTCGAAAACTAAACGTTGATGCAAGTGCAAAATTAACAGTAACAGATCAATTATTAGTAGTTACAAATGATATTGAATTAAACGGAGAAATTCGTTTATCAGGTTCGTTAGCACAATTAATACAAACACATAACAATACAAGTGCAGTTACTGGTAATGGACAATTATTTGTAGATCAAAACTCAGAAGTACCAAGTAAATACCGTTATAACTATATGAGTTCTCCGGTTACTACTTTAAATAAGGCAACCTATTCTTTAGAAACTGTTCTTAGAGATGGTACTGATTTATACAACCCTAAAACAATTAATTTTGTTTCTGGTTATGATGGTTCATATACAGGAACCAACATATCGTTAGCTGATTATTGGGTATATACCTATGCTCCTGCTAGCAACGGAAGAGCAAATTGGTCGCATAAATATAAAAACGGACTTATTGATAGAGGTGATGGTTATACTTTTAAAGGTCCTGGAAGAAACCAAAACTATACATTTGTAGGGACACCAAATGATGGTGAGTTTACAACAAAAAATATAACTGCCGGTCAATCGTATTTAATAGGGAACCCTTTCCCTTCTGCTTTAAATGCAAGAAAATTCTTGGATGACAATAACGATTTAATATCAACACTTTATTTTTGGCAACATGTAGCAGAAACAGAAGCATCTGGAACTGCTGGCCATAACTTTGGAGGATATATTGGTGGTTATGCTGCTCAAAACGTAAGTATGGCAACAGCAGTAAAAACAGGTGAAGTAGGTCCTGTTGACTACACGTTAGAAGCTAAACATGTGCCTGATGCAGATACAGATGGTTTTAAATTATCACTTCTAGATATTATAGGTACAGTCGTTTCTTTAAATGATAGAAATTTTATTAAATTTTCGAATATACCTAGAGGAGTAGAAACTTTAAAAATAAATTACGCATCATCCTTTACTAAAACTTTTAACATAAAAATTAATAACGTAGATAAAGGAGAGTTTACTTTTCCTTCTACTGGTCTATTTTACAGTAATATAACATTTAAATTATGCATACCTGCTGGTAGTGATATTACTTTTACAGGAACCAACGATAATGGATTTTTGCGTATGAATAATTTAACATTTCAAGATGATGATGGGCTTATTTCTTGCGTAGCGAACTCTGGTGGTAGTGAGTATGCTAATTTATATAAAACGCCAGAGCCTTATATTGCAATTGGCCAAGGGTTCTTTGTTGAGGGGATTAGCACTGGAGAAATTAAATTTAATAATAGTCAAAGAGAATATAAAACAGAAGGAGATGGTAAATCTATATTCTTAAAAAGCGATCAGAAAACAGCTCTAAAAGCAGTTAACAACAACCTATCTATATTAAAATTAGGAATGAGCTACTCTAATGATGAAGGAAGCAATTTACACCGTCAAATAGGAATTTCTTTTAATCAGGCAAATTCTTTTGAATATGAAAAAGGGTATGACTCTGAAATGTATGATGTGAATACTACAGATTTCTATTGGAAATTCCCGAACAATAACAGTAAATATGTAATTGCAGGAGTCCAAGAAATAACAAACGCACTAGAAGTACCTTTAGAACTTGTAGTAAATAAAAATAGTATTGTTCTTATTGGTATAGATGAAATAAATAACATCAACCAAAATGTATATATCAAAGACAAATTAACAGGTAAAACACAGAAAATAAATGATATTAATGCAGCATATCAATTAAAAGAAGGTACTTACACAGACAGATTTGTTTTGGCTTTTGAAGCAACAGAAGATACTGCGCTTAGTGTAGAAGAAGATCTACTTGCTAGACAAACCAATATTTATGCAGATAACAAAAACAACAAAATTGTAATTTCTAAAAATCAAGAAGTGTATATCAATAATGTTGAATTGTTTGATATTCTTGGTAAAAAAATAAGTCTTTGGACTATTAAAGAACAAAAAGAAACCTACCAATTAGAAATCAAAAAACAAATACCAACTGGTATTTACATTGTTAAAATGAACACAGATAAAGGAACAATAAATAAGAAAGTAGTAATTGAATAG
- a CDS encoding helix-turn-helix transcriptional regulator, giving the protein MSIKHPELNPSEVIICYYLFMGFKTKEISVFLNTSVRSVESKRYRITNKLGIKKEDFKLVDYLKETFKDTTSFSS; this is encoded by the coding sequence ATGTCTATAAAACACCCAGAGTTAAATCCTTCTGAAGTGATTATATGTTACTATCTATTTATGGGCTTTAAAACGAAAGAGATTAGTGTTTTCTTAAACACCTCTGTTAGATCTGTAGAGAGTAAAAGATATCGAATTACAAATAAGTTAGGTATTAAAAAAGAAGATTTTAAATTGGTAGATTATTTAAAAGAAACCTTTAAGGATACAACCTCTTTTTCCTCATAA
- a CDS encoding WD40/YVTN/BNR-like repeat-containing protein, whose product MYIGTPSGGLWKTTDKGATWSPKTDHLAGMGVTDILIAPTSTTPTSATTTANNTLYMATGDRDSKHVSSIGLFKSTNSGETWTVLPDFSFSLSQNEYIRDISFLPGTPTTLFALTNDRIRKSTDSGATWYDAGFTHANGYNEEFQTIVFQPSNTNIVVVSDVWGGLWYSNDAGDNFVQHSVFKAPVNTNGDYPTQNILRLTATPADNLHFYGIDQNGMFKKFSFSFADDASDLVKNIHVTADINGTPTPFDSQSG is encoded by the coding sequence ATGTACATTGGTACTCCTTCTGGTGGTTTGTGGAAAACTACAGATAAAGGTGCTACTTGGTCTCCAAAAACAGATCACTTAGCTGGTATGGGAGTTACTGATATTTTAATTGCCCCTACATCTACCACACCTACTAGCGCTACTACAACTGCTAATAATACGCTTTATATGGCAACGGGAGATAGAGACAGCAAACACGTTAGCTCTATAGGTTTATTTAAGTCTACAAATAGTGGAGAAACTTGGACTGTTTTACCTGATTTCAGTTTTTCATTAAGTCAAAATGAATACATTAGAGATATTAGTTTTTTACCAGGAACACCTACTACTCTTTTTGCATTAACAAATGACAGAATAAGAAAATCTACCGATAGTGGTGCTACATGGTACGATGCCGGATTTACACATGCAAATGGTTATAATGAAGAATTTCAAACAATTGTTTTTCAACCATCTAACACTAACATCGTTGTGGTTTCTGATGTCTGGGGAGGCTTATGGTATTCTAATGATGCTGGAGATAATTTTGTACAACATAGTGTATTTAAAGCTCCAGTGAATACTAACGGAGACTACCCTACACAAAACATATTAAGACTTACAGCTACACCTGCGGATAATCTTCATTTTTATGGAATAGATCAAAATGGTATGTTCAAAAAATTTAGTTTTTCTTTTGCTGATGATGCTTCAGATTTAGTTAAAAATATACATGTTACAGCAGATATTAATGGCACTCCTACTCCGTTTGATTCTCAAAGTGGATAA